Proteins co-encoded in one Microbacterium hydrocarbonoxydans genomic window:
- a CDS encoding GNAT family N-acetyltransferase, producing the protein MTDITVTRNTDESRYEIRTDGTLAGYAEFQLRPGAIRFIHTELDPAFQGQGLAGILAERALTDAAATGDAIVPLCPYIAKYLTTHDIPGAEIRWPKRPGDAPTEA; encoded by the coding sequence ATGACCGACATCACCGTCACCCGCAACACCGACGAGTCCCGCTATGAGATCCGCACGGACGGCACGCTGGCCGGCTACGCCGAGTTCCAGCTGCGCCCCGGCGCGATCCGGTTCATCCACACCGAACTCGACCCCGCGTTCCAGGGTCAGGGCCTGGCGGGCATCCTCGCCGAGCGGGCGCTGACGGATGCCGCGGCCACCGGCGATGCGATCGTGCCGCTCTGCCCGTACATCGCGAAGTACCTCACGACCCATGACATCCCGGGTGCCGAGATCCGGTGGCCGAAGCGCCCCGGCGACGCTCCGACCGAGGCCTGA
- the recQ gene encoding DNA helicase RecQ: MPQTPRDPYEGLPYADEPWDGAGWEPSEPPEPMDWEPQGAGYEPPLDWGPGPTTPVTPLKTASPPVARGAAPSRYPTAAEALHTVFGYDEFRGDQAAIVEQVISGGDAVVLMPTGGGKSVTYQVPALVREGTGLVISPLIALMHDQVDALRANGVNAAYLNSTQAIDERREVERAYVAGELDLIYVAPERLSSPQTTALLQRGTLSVIAIDEAHCVSQWGHDFRPDYLALGDLGERFPGVPRMALTATATRATHKELTERLRLDAAKHYVASFDRPNIQYRIVPKVDPRKQLVSFIRAQPEGSVGIVYALSRKSVEQTATYLAAQGFDALPYHAGLPAEVRAKNQSRFLREDGVVMVATIAFGMGIDKPDVRFVAHIDLPKSVEGYYQETGRAGRDGEPSIAWMAYGLGDVVQQRRMIDQSPGDRTFKMRLGQHLDAMLALCETVECRRQNLLGYFGQDSQPCGNCDTCLENPETFDGLVPAQKLLSTIVRLKRERNQSFGAGHLIDILRGASTERIRQQGHEKIATYGIGADLSDQDWRSVVRQLLARGIIVAQGDYGTLAPGEQAGGVLKGETPVPLRKDTIGRPASSPRARKASAADALDEADRGLFEALRAWRAETAREQGVPAYIVFGDATLRALAEHRPTSLGDLDGITGIGAKKRDAYGEGVLAVIAAA; this comes from the coding sequence ATGCCGCAGACTCCCCGTGACCCCTACGAGGGTCTGCCGTACGCCGACGAGCCGTGGGACGGCGCCGGATGGGAGCCGTCGGAGCCTCCCGAGCCCATGGACTGGGAGCCGCAGGGCGCGGGATACGAGCCGCCACTCGATTGGGGGCCAGGGCCCACGACCCCGGTGACGCCGCTGAAGACCGCATCCCCTCCGGTGGCTCGGGGCGCCGCCCCCAGCCGCTACCCCACCGCGGCCGAGGCGCTGCACACGGTCTTCGGCTACGACGAGTTCCGCGGCGACCAGGCCGCGATCGTCGAACAGGTCATCTCGGGCGGCGACGCCGTCGTGCTGATGCCGACCGGTGGTGGCAAGAGCGTGACGTACCAGGTGCCCGCGCTGGTGCGCGAGGGCACGGGCCTCGTGATCAGCCCGCTCATCGCCCTCATGCACGACCAGGTCGACGCGCTCAGGGCCAACGGCGTCAACGCCGCGTACCTCAATTCCACCCAGGCGATCGACGAGCGGCGCGAGGTGGAGCGGGCGTACGTCGCCGGTGAGCTCGATCTCATCTACGTCGCCCCCGAGCGGCTGTCGTCGCCGCAGACGACCGCCCTGCTCCAGCGCGGCACGCTCAGCGTGATCGCGATCGACGAGGCGCACTGCGTGTCGCAGTGGGGCCACGACTTCCGCCCCGACTACCTCGCGCTCGGCGACCTGGGCGAGCGGTTCCCCGGGGTTCCGCGCATGGCGCTCACGGCCACCGCCACCCGCGCCACGCACAAGGAGCTCACCGAGCGGCTGCGCCTGGATGCGGCGAAGCACTACGTCGCCAGCTTCGACCGGCCCAACATCCAGTACCGCATCGTGCCCAAGGTCGATCCGCGCAAGCAGCTGGTCTCGTTCATCCGCGCACAGCCCGAGGGGTCGGTGGGCATCGTCTACGCGCTCAGCCGCAAGTCGGTCGAGCAGACGGCCACCTATCTGGCAGCCCAGGGCTTCGACGCCCTGCCCTACCACGCGGGTCTGCCGGCCGAGGTGCGTGCGAAGAACCAGTCGAGGTTCCTGCGCGAAGACGGCGTCGTGATGGTCGCGACGATCGCCTTCGGAATGGGAATCGACAAGCCCGATGTGCGCTTCGTCGCGCACATCGACCTGCCGAAGTCCGTCGAGGGCTACTACCAGGAGACCGGTCGCGCAGGCCGTGACGGCGAACCGTCGATCGCCTGGATGGCCTATGGGCTGGGCGACGTCGTGCAGCAGCGTCGCATGATCGACCAGAGCCCCGGCGACCGCACCTTCAAGATGCGCCTGGGGCAGCACCTCGACGCGATGCTCGCACTGTGCGAGACCGTCGAATGCCGCCGCCAGAACCTGCTCGGCTACTTCGGGCAGGACTCGCAGCCCTGCGGCAACTGCGACACGTGTCTCGAGAACCCCGAGACCTTCGACGGACTGGTCCCCGCGCAGAAGCTCCTCTCCACCATCGTTCGCCTCAAGCGCGAACGCAATCAGTCGTTCGGCGCCGGGCATCTGATCGACATCCTGCGCGGTGCCTCGACCGAGCGCATCCGCCAGCAGGGGCACGAGAAGATCGCGACCTACGGCATCGGTGCGGATCTCTCGGATCAGGACTGGCGCAGTGTCGTGCGCCAGCTGCTCGCGCGTGGCATCATCGTCGCGCAGGGCGACTACGGCACGCTGGCGCCGGGTGAGCAGGCCGGGGGAGTGCTGAAGGGCGAGACGCCCGTGCCGCTGCGCAAAGACACGATCGGGCGACCGGCATCATCTCCGCGTGCACGCAAGGCGAGTGCGGCGGATGCTCTGGACGAGGCCGACCGCGGGCTCTTCGAGGCGCTGCGCGCCTGGCGGGCCGAGACCGCTCGTGAGCAGGGCGTGCCCGCCTACATCGTCTTCGGCGACGCCACGCTGCGCGCGCTCGCCGAGCATCGGCCCACCTCGCTGGGCGATCTCGACGGCATCACCGGCATCGGCGCCAAGAAGCGCGACGCATACGGCGAAGGGGTGCTGGCGGTCATCGCTGCGGCCTGA